In one window of Burkholderia cenocepacia DNA:
- a CDS encoding polymer-forming cytoskeletal protein encodes MTTFNVMVPVASVLALPFVPMLHELIRRSDVAALPIGDGPFVDQALLAARWHDALRAHVAGTPPADASAVPPWQTLGLAVQHADAIHVARDAHRDDVLYADRTITLDEGAQAAYAFADEHIDIHAGATIGTLAHAPLIDVDDAVLRGVVVGDTVRLRGAGGFACLYGEPLVFGAAPGPRPADTLAAPRRAISLTRHFASLPHRFLHGRYLLPCDVRLPAHTVVQGNLIVEGALVLGEGCVLRGSVKAHRVELERHALLHGAVFARDDVLLAHASCIDGVVSAGGLLRLTGARIGVAGHPVSACARDVSIVNHACVHGDLVAWRSGWFHTSR; translated from the coding sequence CGCGGCACTCCCGATCGGCGACGGGCCGTTCGTCGATCAGGCGCTGCTCGCCGCGCGCTGGCACGACGCGCTGCGTGCCCACGTGGCCGGCACGCCGCCGGCGGATGCGTCGGCCGTGCCGCCGTGGCAAACGCTCGGACTGGCCGTGCAGCACGCGGACGCGATCCACGTCGCACGTGACGCGCATCGCGACGACGTGCTCTACGCCGATCGCACGATCACGCTCGACGAAGGCGCGCAGGCCGCGTACGCGTTCGCCGACGAGCACATCGACATCCATGCCGGCGCGACGATCGGCACGCTCGCGCATGCGCCGCTGATCGACGTCGACGACGCGGTGCTGCGCGGCGTCGTGGTCGGCGACACCGTGCGCCTGCGCGGCGCCGGCGGCTTCGCGTGCCTGTATGGCGAGCCGCTCGTCTTCGGCGCGGCGCCCGGCCCGCGACCCGCTGACACACTGGCCGCCCCGCGCCGCGCGATCTCGCTCACCCGCCACTTCGCGTCGCTGCCGCATCGCTTCCTGCACGGCCGTTACCTGCTGCCGTGCGACGTTCGCCTGCCCGCACACACGGTCGTGCAGGGCAACCTGATCGTCGAAGGCGCGCTCGTCCTCGGTGAAGGCTGCGTGCTGCGCGGCAGCGTCAAGGCGCATCGCGTCGAACTCGAACGTCATGCGTTGCTGCACGGTGCGGTATTCGCGCGCGACGACGTGTTGCTCGCCCACGCGAGCTGCATCGACGGCGTCGTGTCGGCCGGCGGCCTGCTGCGACTGACTGGGGCGCGCATCGGCGTCGCCGGCCATCCGGTCAGCGCGTGCGCGCGCGACGTCTCGATCGTCAATCATGCCTGCGTGCATGGCGATCTCGTGGCGTGGCGCAGCGGCTGGTTCCACACATCCCGTTAA